The following proteins are co-located in the Apium graveolens cultivar Ventura chromosome 5, ASM990537v1, whole genome shotgun sequence genome:
- the LOC141723997 gene encoding telomere repeat-binding protein 4-like isoform X1, with amino-acid sequence MVLMKRQDYGFYGYQVPVVPRAPRSIRRRSFKKESLDDGQLCAFELLAAVAGKLLQESESSTSSNVADRKVKLGIHKDGIKKEQVGEERIAGPECFDQESCIESVIIPESAAPEHNTNSTLKELPHFGNISVSEHISAVTNSNFLDKVSGDEKLKKCTSNNAAGSFPGKSEENFLDIGKLCDVNIGDKAQRMLESVQKQNGQLNMANCSGPKDRGNYYVHGTHKPIKSEGSIKFPPYKDRVPAASFHKHGNNLKLVNRDDDENYFRSNNLNIKMKASRPQSRIGYRRMKKLMTSRNWRTTPKLIDYEFINTGRGDRPIYHKRKTNNACEGYQRELHSKRRRLHDRRQISHYRSTVSFDQQASSESISNSPEKAMKGDKSRKPLLRETGVSSPDVGHNTPFHAKDPRGMKFSIKSFKVPELYIEVPETATVGSLKMTVMEAVTAILEGGLHVGVVLQGQRVKDDNRTLRQIGISHSEDLDTLGFTLEPNFVQATSPISHKDPALLLPCDKHQELSRSPVLPLESGFPKSSYDQVPVANLESHVENNQEIVPYLTDVYTDVSVPKARVPMPPMNLKALAIVPLNQKAKRSDLSQRRTRRPFSVSEVEALVEAVEKLGTGRWRDVKMRSFDDVNHRTYVDLKDKWKTLVHTASIAPQQRRGQPVPQELLDRVLAAHAYWSQHQSKQHGKHQIEPLKLAGEVGV; translated from the exons ATGGTTTTAATGAAGAGGCAAGACTATGGGTTTTATGGATACCAAGTCCCTGTTGTACCCAGAGCACCGAGATCTATAAGG AGGAGGAGTTTCAAAAAGGAATCATTAGATGACGGCCAACTTTGTGCATTTGAGTTGCTGGCTGCTGTAGCTGGAAAGTTGTTGCAGGAGAGCGAGAGCTCTACTTCTAGTAACGTAGCAGATAGAAAGGTGAAGCTTGGTATTCACAAGGATGGTATTAAAAAGGAAcaagtcggagaagaaagaattGCCGGACCAGAGTGCTTTGATCAGGAAAGCTGTATAGAGAGTGTGATTATCCCGGAATCTGCAGCACCAGAGCACAATACTAATTCTACTTTAAAGGAACTTCCGCATTTTGGGAATATTTCTGTTTCTGAACATATATCTGCTGTAACAAATTCTAATTTCTTGGACAAAGTTAGCGGTGATGAGAAACTTAAGAAATGTACAAGTAACAATGCAGCTGGAAGCTTCCCCGGTAAATCGGAAGAGAACTTTCTGGATATTGGGAAATTATGTGATGTTAATATAGGTGATAAAGCTCAAAGAATGTTGGAGAGTGTACAGAAACAGAATGGACAATTGAATATGGCCAACTGCAGTGGTCCAAAGGATCGAGGGAACTATTATGTGCATGGTACTCATAAGCCGATCAAATCAGAGGGTAGCATAAAGTTTCCTCCATACAAGGATCGTGTTCCAGCTGCTTCTTTTCACAAGCACGGGAACAATTTAAAATTAGTTAATAGAGATGATGATGAAAATTACTTTAGGAGTAACAACCTTAACATCAAGATGAAGGCCTCAAGGCCACAATCACGCATCGGATATCGACGAATGAAGAAGTTGATGACATCTAGAAATTGGAGAACAACACCAAAATTGATAGATTATGAATTCATTAACACTG GTAGGGGAGATAGGCCTATCTATCACAAAAGAAAAACCAATAATGCATGTGAAGGATATCAACGCGAGCTGCACTCTAAAAGGAGGCGGTTGCATGACCGTAGACAAATAAGTCATTATAGATCAACAGTTTCATTTGACCAGCAGGCAAGTAGTGAAAGTATTTCAAACTCCCCTGAGAAAGCCATGAAGGGTGACAAGAGCAGGAAACCTTTGCTTAGAG AAACTGGAGTCTCATCTCCAGATGTAGGGCATAACACACCTTTCCATGCCAAGGATCCTCGTGGTA TGAAGTTTAGCATCAAATCCTTTAAGGTACCGGAACTTTATATTGAGGTGCCAGAAACTGCAACTGTAGGTTCACTGAAG ATGACTGTTATGGAGGCTGTGACTGCTATACTTGAAGGTGGATTACACGTGGGGGTAGTTCTTCAAGGGCAGAGGGTTAAAGATGACAATAGAACCCTTCGGCAAATTGGTATCTCCCACAGCGAGGACCTTGACACCCTAGGTTTTACTTTGGAGCCTAATTTTGTGCAAGCTACTTCACCTATATCTCATAAAGATCCCGCACTTCTGCTACCATGCGACAAACATCAAGAATTATCCAG GTCCCCGGTTCTCCCTCTGGAATCAGGATTTCCTAAGTCCTCATATGATCAAGTTCCGGTCGCTAATTTGGAAAGTCATGTAGAAAACAATCAGGAAATAGTTCCTTACCTTACTGATGTATATACAGATGTATCAGTGCCTAAAGCACGGGTTCCTATGCCCCCAATGAATCTGAAGGCGCTCGCAATTGTCCCACTGAACCAGAAAGCTAAGCGATCAGATCTGTCACAGCGCAGAACTAGGAGACCTTTCTCTGTTTCAGAAGTAGAGGCACTAGTTGAAGCAGTTGAGAAACTTGGCACTGGAAG GTGGCGTGATGTTAAAATGCGTTCCTTTGATGATGTAAATCATCGTACGTATGTGGATTTGAAG GACAAATGGAAGACGTTAGTCCATACAGCAAGTATTGCCCCCCAGCAGCGTCGGGGACAGCCCGTTCCCCAAGAGCTTTTGGACAGGGTCTTAGCTGCACATGCCTACTGGTCTCAGCATCAATCCAAGCAACATGGTAAACATCAAATTGAGCCTCTTAAATTAGCTGGAGAGGTTGGAGTCTGA
- the LOC141723997 gene encoding telomere repeat-binding protein 4-like isoform X2: MVLMKRQDYGFYGYQVPVVPRAPRSIRRRSFKKESLDDGQLCAFELLAAVAGKLLQESESSTSSNVADRKVKLGIHKDGIKKEQVGEERIAGPECFDQESCIESVIIPESAAPEHNTNSTLKELPHFGNISVSEHISAVTNSNFLDKVSGDEKLKKCTSNNAAGSFPGKSEENFLDIGKLCDVNIGDKAQRMLESVQKQNGQLNMANCSGPKDRGNYYVHGTHKPIKSEGSIKFPPYKDRVPAASFHKHGNNLKLVNRDDDENYFRSNNLNIKMKASRPQSRIGYRRMKKLMTSRNWRTTPKLIDYEFINTGRGDRPIYHKRKTNNACEGYQRELHSKRRRLHDRRQISHYRSTVSFDQQASSESISNSPEKAMKGDKSRKPLLRETGVSSPDVGHNTPFHAKDPRVKFSIKSFKVPELYIEVPETATVGSLKMTVMEAVTAILEGGLHVGVVLQGQRVKDDNRTLRQIGISHSEDLDTLGFTLEPNFVQATSPISHKDPALLLPCDKHQELSRSPVLPLESGFPKSSYDQVPVANLESHVENNQEIVPYLTDVYTDVSVPKARVPMPPMNLKALAIVPLNQKAKRSDLSQRRTRRPFSVSEVEALVEAVEKLGTGRWRDVKMRSFDDVNHRTYVDLKDKWKTLVHTASIAPQQRRGQPVPQELLDRVLAAHAYWSQHQSKQHGKHQIEPLKLAGEVGV, translated from the exons ATGGTTTTAATGAAGAGGCAAGACTATGGGTTTTATGGATACCAAGTCCCTGTTGTACCCAGAGCACCGAGATCTATAAGG AGGAGGAGTTTCAAAAAGGAATCATTAGATGACGGCCAACTTTGTGCATTTGAGTTGCTGGCTGCTGTAGCTGGAAAGTTGTTGCAGGAGAGCGAGAGCTCTACTTCTAGTAACGTAGCAGATAGAAAGGTGAAGCTTGGTATTCACAAGGATGGTATTAAAAAGGAAcaagtcggagaagaaagaattGCCGGACCAGAGTGCTTTGATCAGGAAAGCTGTATAGAGAGTGTGATTATCCCGGAATCTGCAGCACCAGAGCACAATACTAATTCTACTTTAAAGGAACTTCCGCATTTTGGGAATATTTCTGTTTCTGAACATATATCTGCTGTAACAAATTCTAATTTCTTGGACAAAGTTAGCGGTGATGAGAAACTTAAGAAATGTACAAGTAACAATGCAGCTGGAAGCTTCCCCGGTAAATCGGAAGAGAACTTTCTGGATATTGGGAAATTATGTGATGTTAATATAGGTGATAAAGCTCAAAGAATGTTGGAGAGTGTACAGAAACAGAATGGACAATTGAATATGGCCAACTGCAGTGGTCCAAAGGATCGAGGGAACTATTATGTGCATGGTACTCATAAGCCGATCAAATCAGAGGGTAGCATAAAGTTTCCTCCATACAAGGATCGTGTTCCAGCTGCTTCTTTTCACAAGCACGGGAACAATTTAAAATTAGTTAATAGAGATGATGATGAAAATTACTTTAGGAGTAACAACCTTAACATCAAGATGAAGGCCTCAAGGCCACAATCACGCATCGGATATCGACGAATGAAGAAGTTGATGACATCTAGAAATTGGAGAACAACACCAAAATTGATAGATTATGAATTCATTAACACTG GTAGGGGAGATAGGCCTATCTATCACAAAAGAAAAACCAATAATGCATGTGAAGGATATCAACGCGAGCTGCACTCTAAAAGGAGGCGGTTGCATGACCGTAGACAAATAAGTCATTATAGATCAACAGTTTCATTTGACCAGCAGGCAAGTAGTGAAAGTATTTCAAACTCCCCTGAGAAAGCCATGAAGGGTGACAAGAGCAGGAAACCTTTGCTTAGAG AAACTGGAGTCTCATCTCCAGATGTAGGGCATAACACACCTTTCCATGCCAAGGATCCTCGTG TGAAGTTTAGCATCAAATCCTTTAAGGTACCGGAACTTTATATTGAGGTGCCAGAAACTGCAACTGTAGGTTCACTGAAG ATGACTGTTATGGAGGCTGTGACTGCTATACTTGAAGGTGGATTACACGTGGGGGTAGTTCTTCAAGGGCAGAGGGTTAAAGATGACAATAGAACCCTTCGGCAAATTGGTATCTCCCACAGCGAGGACCTTGACACCCTAGGTTTTACTTTGGAGCCTAATTTTGTGCAAGCTACTTCACCTATATCTCATAAAGATCCCGCACTTCTGCTACCATGCGACAAACATCAAGAATTATCCAG GTCCCCGGTTCTCCCTCTGGAATCAGGATTTCCTAAGTCCTCATATGATCAAGTTCCGGTCGCTAATTTGGAAAGTCATGTAGAAAACAATCAGGAAATAGTTCCTTACCTTACTGATGTATATACAGATGTATCAGTGCCTAAAGCACGGGTTCCTATGCCCCCAATGAATCTGAAGGCGCTCGCAATTGTCCCACTGAACCAGAAAGCTAAGCGATCAGATCTGTCACAGCGCAGAACTAGGAGACCTTTCTCTGTTTCAGAAGTAGAGGCACTAGTTGAAGCAGTTGAGAAACTTGGCACTGGAAG GTGGCGTGATGTTAAAATGCGTTCCTTTGATGATGTAAATCATCGTACGTATGTGGATTTGAAG GACAAATGGAAGACGTTAGTCCATACAGCAAGTATTGCCCCCCAGCAGCGTCGGGGACAGCCCGTTCCCCAAGAGCTTTTGGACAGGGTCTTAGCTGCACATGCCTACTGGTCTCAGCATCAATCCAAGCAACATGGTAAACATCAAATTGAGCCTCTTAAATTAGCTGGAGAGGTTGGAGTCTGA